A genome region from Actinomycetota bacterium includes the following:
- a CDS encoding right-handed parallel beta-helix repeat-containing protein: MLDRWRKLAVGAGLALVLGSTTLVSPASGAHLACGDTVTTHTTLHGDIGPCSDHGLIVGADNIVINLNGYRIFGTPEVDDGAGVYVLNRTGVTVRGGTVTDFDAGVVIQGGSRNTVQQMVVRDNIGDISPVAFTDFGDGILVFNSSHNRVLSNLAENNGPYSGITLLGNADDNLIQGNTTQKNVAVTSRSGHGGDETQENDGIRVETISNALSPDRNRIVGNTVKDNGLDGIAVFPLAKDNIIEGNVVTGNGKLGNVRPGDGIHVFGRSQRTIVRNNRVTANARHGIILDFFDPDSFTLPSLNRVERNISVGNGVAPDGFPAFDLNENNRFCADHTWANNVFQTKNDPGADCIH; the protein is encoded by the coding sequence ATGCTCGATCGATGGCGGAAGCTCGCGGTTGGGGCAGGGCTGGCGCTCGTCCTCGGCTCCACCACCCTCGTCAGTCCGGCCAGCGGTGCCCACCTCGCCTGTGGCGACACGGTCACCACCCACACCACCCTCCACGGCGACATCGGCCCGTGCTCCGACCACGGGCTGATCGTCGGGGCCGACAACATCGTGATCAACCTCAACGGCTACCGCATCTTCGGCACGCCCGAGGTCGACGACGGCGCCGGTGTGTACGTGCTCAACCGCACGGGCGTCACCGTCCGGGGCGGCACGGTGACCGACTTCGATGCCGGTGTGGTCATCCAGGGCGGGTCGCGTAACACCGTCCAGCAGATGGTGGTGCGCGACAACATCGGCGACATCTCGCCCGTAGCCTTCACCGACTTCGGCGACGGGATCTTGGTGTTCAACTCGTCCCACAACCGCGTGCTGAGCAACCTGGCCGAGAACAACGGGCCCTACAGCGGCATCACCCTGTTGGGCAACGCCGACGACAACCTGATCCAGGGCAACACCACCCAGAAGAACGTCGCCGTCACGTCCCGCTCGGGCCACGGTGGGGACGAGACCCAGGAGAACGACGGCATCCGGGTCGAGACCATCAGCAACGCGCTGTCGCCCGACCGCAACCGCATCGTGGGCAACACCGTCAAGGACAACGGCCTCGACGGCATCGCCGTGTTCCCCTTGGCCAAGGACAACATCATCGAGGGCAACGTGGTGACCGGCAACGGCAAGCTAGGCAACGTCCGCCCCGGCGACGGCATCCACGTGTTCGGCCGGTCCCAGCGCACGATCGTGCGCAACAACCGGGTGACGGCCAACGCCCGCCACGGCATCATCTTGGACTTCTTCGACCCCGACTCGTTCACCCTGCCCAGCCTCAACCGGGTGGAGCGCAACATCTCGGTCGGCAACGGGGTCGCCCCCGACGGCTTCCCCGCCTTCGACCTCAACGAGAACAACCGCTTCTGCGCCGACCACACCTGGGCCAACAACGTGTTCCAGACCAAGAACGACCCCGGGGCCGACTGCATCCACTAA